From Psychrobacillus sp. FSL K6-2836, a single genomic window includes:
- a CDS encoding M3 family oligoendopeptidase: MIEQTYPVVWDLDRFFEGGSSSPSLRSHLDEVKGKLSGFETKLKNFESPVSIADVSKIEQMINELKDIATNLSEGGAVIGCFLAQDTTDKHAALLQGEVGSLYAKFSSQMLTIQQVLSKTEETVWEKLLQTAELSPFAFVLNEWRDEAKRMLSEKEEDMITTLGVDGYHSWGQLYDLLVGDIRIKLTIDGEQKEMSVGQANNLSSHEDATIRKESFEALEAAWTDKEEFFAKTLNHIAGFRLAIYEKRGWNSVLEEPLQINRMKEETLNAMWGAISKNKAPFVEYLNKKSAMLGEKQMHWYDLDAPVSTSTEKMDYQQGAEFILKHFKEFGPKLESFSRNAFEKGWIEAEDRPNKRPGGFCTGMPVSEESRIFMTYSGSMSNVSTLAHELGHAFHSYALRPVHWMNRQYAMGVAETASTFAEMIVADAAVKEAKTDEEKIALLEDKIQRSVAFFMNIHARFLFETRFYEERKNGIVSAARLSALMETAQQEAYGDALDTTHPHFWASKLHFYITEVPFYNFPYTFGYLFSLSIYAKAISEGANFEEKYIALLQDTAVMSVEDLAIKHLNEDITQESFWIKGIDLCIQDVNEFIQLTNAKG, encoded by the coding sequence ATGATTGAACAAACTTATCCGGTTGTTTGGGATCTTGATCGCTTTTTTGAAGGGGGTAGTAGCTCACCATCTTTAAGAAGCCATTTGGATGAAGTAAAAGGAAAGCTGAGCGGCTTTGAAACTAAACTAAAAAACTTTGAATCTCCGGTATCTATTGCTGATGTTTCGAAAATCGAGCAAATGATTAATGAGTTAAAAGATATAGCAACCAATTTATCAGAAGGTGGAGCAGTAATAGGTTGTTTTTTAGCACAGGATACAACAGATAAGCATGCGGCATTATTACAGGGGGAGGTAGGATCGCTATATGCTAAGTTTTCTTCCCAAATGCTAACCATCCAACAAGTGCTAAGTAAAACGGAGGAAACAGTGTGGGAGAAGCTACTGCAAACTGCTGAGCTTTCTCCATTTGCATTTGTATTAAATGAATGGAGAGATGAAGCAAAGCGGATGCTCTCTGAAAAAGAGGAAGACATGATTACGACACTTGGAGTGGATGGTTATCATTCATGGGGACAGCTTTATGATTTACTAGTTGGTGATATTCGCATTAAGCTTACAATAGACGGTGAACAAAAAGAAATGTCGGTTGGCCAAGCAAATAATCTAAGTTCTCACGAGGATGCCACGATTCGTAAAGAGTCATTTGAAGCACTAGAAGCTGCTTGGACAGATAAAGAAGAATTCTTTGCAAAAACACTGAATCATATAGCAGGGTTCCGTCTTGCTATTTACGAAAAAAGAGGATGGAATTCCGTTTTAGAAGAGCCTCTCCAGATTAATCGCATGAAAGAAGAAACACTAAATGCAATGTGGGGTGCTATCTCGAAAAATAAAGCTCCATTCGTAGAATACTTAAATAAAAAATCGGCAATGCTAGGCGAAAAACAAATGCATTGGTATGACTTAGACGCACCAGTTAGTACTTCTACGGAGAAAATGGATTATCAACAAGGCGCAGAGTTTATCTTAAAGCATTTTAAAGAATTTGGACCAAAATTAGAATCATTTTCAAGAAATGCATTTGAAAAGGGTTGGATTGAGGCAGAGGATCGTCCAAACAAACGACCAGGAGGATTTTGTACAGGTATGCCTGTATCGGAGGAATCTCGTATTTTCATGACATATAGTGGATCAATGTCCAATGTTTCTACATTAGCTCATGAATTAGGTCATGCCTTCCATTCATATGCTTTAAGACCGGTACATTGGATGAATCGTCAATATGCAATGGGGGTTGCTGAAACTGCCTCCACATTTGCAGAAATGATTGTAGCAGACGCTGCTGTAAAAGAAGCAAAAACAGATGAAGAAAAAATTGCTTTACTTGAAGATAAAATCCAACGTAGTGTAGCATTTTTCATGAATATCCATGCTAGGTTCTTATTTGAAACTAGATTTTATGAGGAGCGAAAAAATGGAATCGTATCTGCAGCTCGATTAAGTGCTTTAATGGAGACAGCTCAACAAGAAGCATATGGCGATGCATTAGATACAACTCATCCACACTTTTGGGCATCTAAATTACATTTTTATATTACAGAAGTACCATTTTACAACTTCCCGTACACATTTGGTTACTTATTCTCTTTAAGTATTTATGCAAAAGCTATAAGCGAAGGGGCAAACTTTGAGGAAAAATATATTGCTTTATTGCAAGATACTGCAGTAATGTCAGTAGAAGATTTAGCGATAAAGCATTTAAATGAAGATATTACTCAGGAATCATTTTGGATAAAGGGGATTGATCTTTGTATTCAAGACGTGAATGAGTTTATCCAATTAACTAACGCAAAAGGGTGA
- a CDS encoding GNAT family N-acetyltransferase — MIYLEGDTCYLRTMNIKDAPALADLTYRNKVYWSVYEPLHRDDYYTTSVQREKIRESLTLSKEKREYSFGIFEHQTERMIGSVSLYSIKRMPFSSGLIGYSMDELYIGKGIASEAVHLVTIFGFEHVQLNRIEAYVSPRNNGSIKVLEKNGFMQEGLLRKLLYINGKWQDHFIYASLTDEH, encoded by the coding sequence TTGATTTATCTAGAAGGAGATACATGTTATTTACGAACAATGAATATAAAAGATGCACCAGCCCTAGCGGATCTGACTTATCGCAATAAGGTGTATTGGTCTGTTTATGAACCGTTACATCGAGATGATTATTACACGACTTCTGTTCAACGAGAGAAAATTCGAGAATCTCTCACGTTATCGAAGGAAAAAAGAGAATATAGCTTCGGTATTTTTGAGCATCAGACAGAAAGAATGATTGGCAGTGTATCGCTATACAGTATTAAAAGAATGCCTTTTTCAAGTGGGCTTATTGGTTATTCTATGGATGAGCTTTATATTGGAAAAGGAATTGCTTCTGAAGCAGTACATCTAGTTACAATATTTGGTTTTGAGCATGTCCAATTAAATCGTATCGAAGCATATGTATCTCCGCGGAATAATGGCAGTATAAAAGTCTTAGAAAAAAACGGTTTCATGCAAGAGGGTCTACTAAGAAAGTTGCTCTATATCAATGGTAAATGGCAAGATCATTTTATATATGCATCCTTAACTGACGAACATTGA
- a CDS encoding beta-class carbonic anhydrase encodes MPSLQEILKYNDDFVENKLYEPFLTTKFPNKRIVILTCMDTRLTEMLPKSMNIKNGDVKIVKSAGAIINHPFGGIMRSLIVAVYELKADEIYVIGHHDCGMSAIETDKIMDKMITRGVDPLVLDILKNSGVNLEKWLEGFSNVESSVLHSVEMIRNHPLMLPTIPVHGLIIDPETGRLDLLTDGNVDKN; translated from the coding sequence ATGCCAAGCCTTCAAGAGATTTTAAAGTACAATGATGACTTTGTGGAAAACAAACTATACGAACCATTTTTAACTACAAAATTTCCAAATAAACGAATTGTTATCTTAACTTGCATGGATACAAGGTTAACAGAAATGCTCCCAAAATCCATGAATATTAAAAATGGTGATGTGAAAATTGTTAAAAGTGCTGGAGCAATCATCAACCATCCATTTGGCGGAATTATGCGCAGCCTTATCGTAGCTGTTTATGAGCTAAAGGCTGATGAGATTTATGTAATTGGTCATCATGATTGTGGAATGAGTGCTATCGAAACCGATAAAATTATGGATAAAATGATTACTCGAGGAGTGGACCCTCTTGTATTAGATATCCTCAAAAATTCTGGAGTGAACTTAGAAAAATGGTTGGAAGGTTTTTCCAACGTAGAAAGTAGTGTTTTACATAGTGTTGAAATGATTCGAAATCACCCGCTTATGCTTCCAACAATTCCGGTTCATGGTCTGATTATTGATCCAGAAACTGGTCGACTTGATTTATTGACAGATGGTAATGTCGACAAAAACTAA
- the mreBH gene encoding rod-share determining protein MreBH, which yields MFSNSHIGIDLGTANTLVYTKSKGLLIDEPTVVAVNTKTREIVAFGEEAKKMIGKTPTSIEVIRPLKDGVIADFDITTQLLKLIMQKAGKKLGTSLRKPTVVVCTPSGATSVERRAIQDAVRQSGAKDVQLMEEPVAAAIGAGLPVDEPVASMIVDIGGGTTEVGIISFGGVVASNTVKAAGDRMDEAIIHFVRKEYNVIIGEPTAEIIKMTIGHALLPHAVEQMQVTGRDVVSGLPKTIHLSSTQIQGVLTESLETILEAIRATLETCPPELAGDIVDHGVILTGGGALLKDISEWLTQVIEVPVHLAPEPLQSVAIGTGKSFFISDRKQKLAR from the coding sequence ATGTTTTCAAACTCACATATTGGAATAGATTTAGGTACAGCAAATACGTTAGTTTATACAAAAAGCAAAGGCTTATTAATAGATGAACCTACAGTAGTAGCAGTTAATACTAAAACTCGTGAAATCGTTGCTTTCGGCGAAGAAGCAAAAAAAATGATTGGTAAAACACCCACTTCAATTGAGGTAATACGTCCTTTGAAGGATGGGGTAATTGCTGATTTTGATATTACAACACAATTATTGAAACTAATCATGCAAAAAGCAGGAAAAAAACTTGGTACTTCATTGAGAAAACCGACTGTAGTTGTATGTACTCCATCTGGTGCAACTTCTGTTGAACGAAGAGCTATACAAGATGCGGTAAGACAAAGTGGCGCAAAGGACGTTCAGTTAATGGAAGAGCCCGTTGCTGCTGCAATCGGTGCCGGTCTACCAGTCGACGAGCCAGTAGCTAGTATGATTGTGGACATTGGTGGAGGTACTACAGAAGTAGGTATAATTTCTTTCGGTGGAGTTGTAGCATCTAATACAGTAAAAGCCGCTGGAGATCGTATGGATGAAGCAATTATTCACTTTGTTCGAAAAGAGTATAATGTCATCATTGGCGAACCTACAGCTGAGATTATAAAGATGACTATTGGACATGCTTTATTGCCTCACGCAGTAGAACAAATGCAAGTTACAGGAAGAGATGTTGTGAGTGGATTACCAAAGACTATTCACCTATCATCTACTCAAATTCAAGGTGTTTTAACAGAATCGTTGGAAACAATTTTAGAAGCAATTCGTGCTACTTTAGAAACCTGCCCACCTGAACTTGCGGGAGATATAGTCGACCACGGAGTAATATTAACCGGTGGTGGGGCATTACTAAAAGACATTTCCGAGTGGTTGACTCAGGTCATTGAAGTACCGGTTCATCTTGCACCAGAGCCATTACAGTCTGTGGCTATTGGTACAGGAAAATCCTTTTTTATATCAGACAGAAAACAAAAACTAGCAAGATAA
- a CDS encoding aminopeptidase: MTSFNTKLENYASLVVEVGVNIQSGQNLFIAASTDSVELVRLITKKAYVAGAKQVFVDFTDDEITRLRYELAPGDSFDFFPSWKAQEKELLAEGGAAFISVVSQSPDLLKGMDSSRIAAFQKAAGQALSKYRQYVQSDKISWSVIASPSTDWAKKVFPDLPEEEQVPALWEAIFQAVRADVANPTEAWIEHDNLLHTKVDYLNDKNYKKLHYTAPGTDLTIELPKGHLWCGAGSTNEKGFSFMANMPTEEVFSVPLKTGVNGYVASTKPLSYGGNIIDNFTITFENGRIVKIDAEQGQEVLENLVATDEGSHYLGEVALVPHDSPISNSNLLFYNTLFDENASNHLAIGSAYAFCIEGGKKMSPEELAENGLNESITHVDFMIGSEKMDIDGIKEDGTSEPIFRNGNWAF, translated from the coding sequence ATGACATCTTTTAATACAAAATTAGAAAACTACGCTTCACTTGTTGTAGAAGTAGGAGTGAATATTCAATCAGGACAAAATTTATTTATTGCCGCTTCCACTGATAGCGTGGAATTAGTTCGATTGATAACAAAGAAAGCATATGTAGCCGGAGCTAAACAAGTATTCGTAGACTTTACAGATGATGAAATCACACGCTTACGCTATGAGCTTGCACCGGGAGACTCATTTGATTTCTTCCCTTCTTGGAAAGCGCAAGAAAAAGAATTATTAGCCGAAGGTGGCGCTGCATTTATAAGTGTTGTAAGCCAAAGCCCAGACCTTTTAAAAGGCATGGATTCTTCTAGAATCGCAGCGTTCCAAAAGGCTGCTGGTCAAGCATTAAGTAAATATCGTCAATATGTACAATCGGATAAAATTAGTTGGTCAGTCATTGCATCTCCATCTACAGATTGGGCAAAAAAAGTGTTCCCTGACTTACCAGAGGAGGAACAAGTACCTGCACTATGGGAGGCAATCTTCCAAGCAGTTCGTGCTGATGTTGCAAATCCTACAGAAGCATGGATTGAACATGATAACCTTTTACATACAAAGGTAGATTATTTAAACGACAAAAATTATAAAAAACTTCATTATACAGCTCCGGGTACAGACTTAACAATCGAATTACCAAAAGGACATTTATGGTGTGGAGCTGGTAGTACTAACGAAAAAGGATTTTCTTTCATGGCTAACATGCCAACGGAGGAAGTATTCTCTGTTCCACTAAAAACGGGCGTTAACGGTTATGTAGCAAGTACTAAGCCATTAAGCTACGGTGGGAATATTATTGATAACTTCACTATCACATTTGAAAATGGACGTATTGTAAAAATAGATGCTGAACAAGGTCAAGAGGTGCTTGAGAACTTAGTTGCTACGGACGAAGGGTCACACTATTTAGGTGAAGTAGCATTAGTACCACATGACTCACCAATCTCTAACTCGAATCTATTATTTTATAACACATTATTTGACGAAAACGCTTCTAATCACTTAGCAATCGGTAGTGCATATGCTTTCTGTATAGAAGGCGGCAAGAAAATGAGTCCCGAAGAATTAGCAGAAAATGGCTTAAACGAAAGTATTACGCATGTAGATTTCATGATTGGTTCAGAAAAAATGGATATCGACGGTATTAAAGAAGATGGAACTTCAGAGCCAATATTCCGCAATGGAAACTGGGCATTTTAA
- the motA gene encoding flagellar motor stator protein MotA, translated as MDKSTVFGLLIGFLAVAVGMVLKGASLVNLLNPAAILIIIFGTIATIVIGFPTNELKRIPKLFGVIFKEAKLVPDVEVIKMFSSWADLARREGLLALESKTTDVEDTFLKNGLTLAIDGQNADYIRDVLTEEIDALEERHSGGAQIFTQAGTYAPTLGVLGAVVGLIAALSDMSDIDKLAHAISAAFIATLLGIFTGYVLWHPFANKLKRKSKQEVRQKTMMLEGILSVLEGDAPRVIEQKLASYLSMSERKKVLEESGEAGLGKEA; from the coding sequence ATGGATAAGTCTACAGTATTCGGTTTATTAATAGGGTTTCTTGCAGTAGCGGTTGGTATGGTATTAAAAGGGGCAAGTTTAGTAAACTTATTAAACCCTGCTGCAATATTAATCATTATATTTGGGACAATCGCAACAATTGTCATTGGGTTCCCAACAAATGAGTTAAAAAGGATACCTAAGCTTTTTGGAGTTATTTTTAAAGAGGCGAAGCTAGTACCTGATGTGGAAGTAATTAAAATGTTTTCTAGTTGGGCAGACCTAGCGCGTAGAGAAGGATTATTAGCTTTAGAAAGTAAAACAACAGATGTAGAAGATACATTTTTAAAAAATGGTCTGACATTGGCTATTGATGGGCAAAATGCAGATTATATTCGTGATGTCTTGACAGAGGAAATTGACGCATTAGAGGAACGACATTCTGGAGGAGCACAAATTTTCACGCAAGCAGGTACATATGCACCTACTCTAGGTGTACTTGGTGCAGTAGTTGGGCTAATTGCAGCCTTAAGTGATATGAGTGATATTGATAAATTAGCACATGCCATTTCTGCAGCATTTATAGCGACACTTCTAGGGATTTTCACTGGTTATGTTTTATGGCATCCATTTGCGAATAAATTAAAACGTAAATCTAAACAAGAAGTTAGACAAAAGACCATGATGCTCGAAGGTATACTTTCTGTATTAGAGGGAGATGCACCAAGGGTTATTGAACAAAAACTGGCTTCCTATTTATCTATGTCAGAGCGCAAAAAAGTCTTAGAGGAAAGCGGGGAGGCTGGCCTTGGCAAAGAAGCATAA
- the motB gene encoding flagellar motor protein MotB, with the protein MAKKHKKHKHEEEVSEAWLLPYSDVLTLLLALFIVLFATSSVDQQKLEQMSQAFNEVLNGGTGIFEQPSPLEVPDAPDDSGQGEDGESTAYMEDQQALSEIQDSVDEYIAVNALEKQFVTKLTDEGLLVTIRDSILFDTGEAEVKGEYRSIAEDISDLLVFDPPRNVVITGHTDNIPISSSEYSSNWELSVMRSVNFLKILAGNNTIDPLYFSAKGYGEFRPVASNDTPADRAKNRRVEVLIQPRVLEDGTLNDQPE; encoded by the coding sequence TTGGCAAAGAAGCATAAAAAACATAAGCATGAGGAAGAAGTAAGTGAAGCCTGGCTACTTCCGTACTCCGATGTTTTAACATTATTATTAGCCTTATTTATCGTATTATTTGCTACTAGTTCTGTAGACCAACAAAAATTGGAACAAATGTCTCAAGCGTTCAACGAAGTCCTTAATGGTGGAACCGGTATTTTTGAACAGCCATCTCCTTTGGAAGTGCCAGATGCTCCTGATGATTCAGGTCAGGGAGAAGATGGGGAGAGCACTGCATATATGGAAGACCAGCAAGCACTCTCCGAAATTCAAGACAGTGTGGATGAATATATAGCAGTAAATGCGCTAGAAAAACAGTTTGTTACTAAACTAACCGATGAAGGCTTACTTGTTACGATAAGAGATAGTATATTATTTGATACTGGCGAAGCAGAAGTAAAAGGTGAGTATCGTTCAATTGCTGAAGATATCTCCGATTTACTTGTATTTGATCCTCCTAGAAATGTCGTTATCACTGGCCATACAGATAATATTCCTATCTCTAGTAGTGAATATTCTTCCAACTGGGAGCTAAGTGTAATGCGATCAGTTAATTTCCTGAAAATATTAGCAGGAAATAATACGATAGATCCGCTATATTTTAGTGCGAAAGGTTACGGTGAATTTAGACCTGTAGCTTCCAATGATACTCCAGCAGATCGGGCAAAAAATAGAAGAGTTGAAGTATTGATTCAACCACGCGTTCTAGAGGATGGTACTTTAAACGATCAACCTGAGTAA
- a CDS encoding PfkB family carbohydrate kinase has product MNAKEMNILKYLRENPYASQMEIANELNMSRPAVANIISQLIKNGNITGRAYILPENKEIICIGGANVDRKYTLIKDLQMGTSNPTSSLQSVGGVARNIAENLGRLGHAVRLLSVVGTDMEYEAIEKASSNWINLFSIEKLPNYTTGTYSAVLDSNGEMLLALANMDIYEQLTVDYLKKHEAHLTNAQLIIIDMNCSKEVIEYIRTVAVGHNIPLALIPVSSPKMDRMPESLEGIEWLIANKDESEMYLGMSIEDKESWKEATRQFVQKGISHVVITWGSEGIMYAGSDMETSYFPAIEVEDVVDVTGAGDAFVSATLYAWLSGEDIPKTIQTGMMNASRTIRSSDTVRTELSRNNLTNEMEENTQ; this is encoded by the coding sequence GTGAATGCAAAAGAAATGAATATTTTAAAGTACTTGCGGGAAAATCCATATGCATCCCAAATGGAAATAGCAAATGAACTAAATATGTCTAGACCAGCCGTAGCTAATATTATTTCCCAATTAATAAAAAATGGGAACATAACTGGAAGAGCTTATATTTTACCCGAGAACAAAGAAATCATTTGTATCGGTGGAGCGAATGTAGACAGAAAATATACATTGATCAAAGATCTCCAAATGGGTACATCTAATCCTACATCTAGCTTACAAAGTGTAGGTGGGGTTGCAAGGAATATTGCAGAAAACTTAGGTAGATTAGGACATGCTGTACGTTTGTTATCAGTTGTTGGAACAGATATGGAATATGAAGCTATTGAAAAAGCTTCAAGTAATTGGATTAACTTATTTTCCATTGAAAAGTTACCAAATTATACAACAGGAACATATTCGGCAGTACTAGATTCGAATGGTGAAATGCTTCTAGCTTTAGCAAATATGGATATCTATGAACAGTTGACTGTAGATTATTTAAAAAAACATGAAGCTCATTTAACGAATGCTCAACTAATCATTATAGACATGAACTGTTCCAAAGAAGTGATTGAATATATTCGAACTGTTGCGGTAGGACATAATATTCCCTTAGCTTTAATACCTGTATCTTCTCCGAAAATGGATAGAATGCCTGAATCATTAGAGGGGATTGAATGGTTAATAGCCAATAAAGATGAATCAGAAATGTATTTAGGTATGAGTATTGAGGATAAAGAATCGTGGAAAGAAGCAACAAGGCAATTTGTACAAAAGGGTATTTCACATGTAGTTATAACCTGGGGTAGTGAGGGGATAATGTACGCGGGTAGTGACATGGAAACGTCCTATTTTCCAGCAATTGAAGTAGAGGATGTAGTTGATGTAACTGGTGCGGGGGATGCTTTTGTTTCCGCAACTTTATACGCTTGGTTGAGTGGAGAAGATATTCCAAAAACAATCCAAACAGGTATGATGAACGCAAGTAGAACTATTCGCTCAAGCGATACGGTACGAACAGAGCTTTCTCGAAATAATTTAACTAATGAGATGGAGGAAAATACACAATGA